From Miscanthus floridulus cultivar M001 chromosome 15, ASM1932011v1, whole genome shotgun sequence, the proteins below share one genomic window:
- the LOC136507965 gene encoding F-box/LRR-repeat protein 3-like: MDAVASHHHQHRHPKRRRLALALALSLSLSPSPTPDAAAPPLDSLADELFFLVLDRVAQADPRALKSFALASRACHAAESRHRHVVRPLRTDLLPAAMARYPCATRLDLSLCARVPDAALASAVVSGPSALRAVDLSRSRGFGAAGVAALAASCPGLADLDLSNGVDLGDAAAAEVARAKGLRRLSLARWKTLTDMGLGCVAVGCAELRELSLKWCLGVSDLGIQLLALKCKKLTSLDLSYTMITQDSFLPIMKLPNLQELTLMGCIGIDDDALGSLEKECSKSLQVLDLSQCQNITDVGVSAILKSVPNLLELDLSYCCPVTPSMVRSLQKIPKLRTLKLEGCKFIADGLKAIGTSCVSLRELSLSKCSGVTDTELSFAVSRLKNLLKLDITCCRNITDVSLAAITSSCTSLVSLRMESCSRVSSGALQLIGKHCSHLEELDLTDSDLDGEGLKALARCSKLSSLKIGICLKISDEGLTHIGRSCPKLRDIDLYRCGGLSDDGIIQIAQGCPMLESINLSYCTEITDSSLISLSKCAKLNTLEIRGCPMITSTGLSEIAMGCRLLSKLDIKKCFEINDVGMLYLSQFSHSLRQINLSYCSVTDIGLLSLSSISGLQNMTIVHLAGITPNGVTATLMVCGCLTKVKLHEAFKSMMPPHMIKNVEARGCVFQWIDKPFKVEVEPCDVWKQQSQDVLVR, translated from the exons atgGACGCGGTGGCATCCCACCACCACCAGCACAGGCACCCCAAGCGCCGccgcctcgccctcgccctcgccctctccctctccctctccccatcccccacccccgacgccgccgcgccgccgctcgaCTCGCTGGCCGACGAGCTGTTCTTCCTGGTGCTGGACCGCGTGGCCCAAGCCGACCCGCGTGCGCTCAAGTCCTTCGCTTTGGCCTCCCGCGCCTGCCACGCCGCGGAGTCCCGGCACCGCCACGTCGTCCGCCCGCTCCGCACGGACCTGCTCCCCGCCGCGATGGCGCGGTACCCGTGCGCCACCCGCCTCGACCTCTCCCTCTGCGCACGCGTCCCCGACGCCGCCCTCGCCTCCGCCGTCGTCTCCGGGccctccgcgctccgcgccgtCGACCTCTCCCGCTCCCGCGGCTTCGGCGCCGCGGGCGTCGCCGCGCTCGCCGCGTCGTGCCCGGGCCTCGCCGACCTCGACCTCTCCAATGGGGTCGACCTCGGGGACGCCGCGGCCGCCGAGGTGGCGCGGGCCAAGGGACTGCGGAGGCTCTCGCTGGCAAGGTGGAAGACGCTCACCGACATGGGGCTCGGGTGCGTCGCCGTCGGGTGCGCGGAGTTGAGGGAGCTCTCGCTCAAGTGGTGCCTTGGGGTCTCGGATCTGGGGATCCAGCTCCTCGCCCTCAAGTGCAAGAAGCTCACCAGCCTGGATCTCTCCTACACCATG ATCACACAGGATAGCTTTCTTCCCATCATGAAGCTACCCAATCTTCAAGAGTTGACACTGATGGGGTGTATTGGAATTGATGACGATGCTCTTGGCAGTCTTGAGAAAGAATGCAGTAAATCGCTACAG GTGCTTGATCTGTCTCAGTGTCAGAATATCACTGATGTGGGAGTTTCAGCCATACTGAAGTCGGTACCCAATCTATTGGAACTAGATCTTTCATACTGCTGTCCT GTTACTCCTTCTATGGTGAGAAGCTTACAGAAGATTCCTAAACTGCGGACCCTGAAGCTGGAAGGCTGCAAATTCATAGCTGATGGACTAAAAGCTATTGGAACCTCTTGTGTTTCTTTAAGGGAGTTAAGCTTGAGCAAGTGCTCTGGAGTGACGGATACAGAACTCTCTTTTGCCGTGTCAAGACTAAAGAACCTGCTGAAGCTGGACATTACTTGTTGCCGCAATATCACTGATGTTTCACTAGCGGCAATAACTAGTTCATGCACTTCCCTCGTCTCTCTGAGGATGGAGTCTTGTAGCCGTGTTTCCAGTGGAGCACTCCAACTGATCGGGAAGCACTGTTCTCACTTGGAAGAGTTGGACCTTACTGACAGTGATTTGGATGGTGAAG GATTGAAAGCTCTTGCCAGATGCAGCAAACTTTCAAGTCTAAAAATTGGAATTTGCTTGAAGATTAGTGACGAAGGTCTTACCCACATTGGAAGGTCTTGCCCAAAACTCCGTGACATTGATCTGTACAG GTGTGGAGGCCTTAGTGATGATGGAATTATTCAAATTGCACAGGGTTGTCCAATGCTAGAGTCTATCAATCTATCCTACTGTACAGAAATAACAGACAGTTCACTGATATCACTTTCAAAATGCGCAAAGCTGAATACTCTGGAGATTCGTGGCTGCCCCATGATTACATCCACTGGGCTCTCAGAAATAGCGATGGGGTGCAGGCTACTTTccaagcttgatattaagaaatgCTTTGAGATTAATGATGTGGGAATGCTTTACCTTTCCCAGTTCTCTCATAGCCTCCGTCAG ATAAACTTGTCGTATTGTTCAGTCACCGATATCGGACTTCTGTCCCTTTCTAGCATATCCGGCTTGCAGAACATGACCATCGTCCATTTAGCGGGTATAACGCCAAATGGTGTGACAGCTACTCTTATGGTTTGTGGTTGTTTGACGAAAGTGAAGCTTCATGAAGCATTCAAATCCATGATGCCTCCTCATATGATAAAAAATGTCGAGGCACGAGGGTGTGTTTTCCAGTGGATCGATAAACCATTTAAG GTTGAGGTGGAACCTTGTGATGTATGGAAGCAACAGTCCCAAGATGTGCTTGTACGATGA